The proteins below are encoded in one region of Vulpes lagopus strain Blue_001 chromosome 10, ASM1834538v1, whole genome shotgun sequence:
- the DHODH gene encoding dihydroorotate dehydrogenase (quinone), mitochondrial isoform X3, with protein sequence MAWRQLKKRVQDAVVILGGGGLLFTSYLTAMGDEHFYAEHLMPAMQRLLDPESAHRLAVRVTSLGLLPRATFQESDMLEVRVLGHRFRNPIGIAAGFDKHGEAVDGLYKMGFGFVEIGSVTPKPQEGNPRPRVFRLPEDQAVINRYGFNSHGFSVVEHRLRARQEKQARLTEEGLPLGINLGKNKTSVDAAADYAEGVRVLGPLADYLVVNVSSPNTAGLRSLQGKAELRHLLAKLGIDGLIITNTTVSRPASLQGALRSEIGGLSGKPLRDLSTQTIREMYALTKGGVPIIGVGGVSSGQDALEKIRAGASLVQLYTALTYRGPPVVGMIKRELEALLKEQGFTRITDAIGADHRR encoded by the exons aaGCGGGTCCAGGATGCTGTGGTCATCCTGGGGGGCGGAGGACTTCTTTTCACTTCCTACCTGACAGCCATGGGGGATGAACATTTCTATGCTGAACACCTGATGCCAGCTATGCAGAGGCTGCTGGACCCTGAGTCAGCCCACAGGTTGGCCGTTCGTGTCACTTCCCTGGGGCTCCTTCCTCGTGCCACCTTTCAAGAATCAGATATGCTG GAGGTGAGAGTCCTGGGCCATAGATTCCGAAATCCAATTGGAATTGCTGCAGGATTTGACAAGCATGGGGAAGCTGTGGATGGACTTTACAAGATGGGCTTCGGTTTTGTTGAGATAGGCAGTGTTACTCCAAAACCTCAGGAAGGAAACCCCAGGCCCAGAGTCTTCCGCCTCCCTGAGGACCAAGCAGTCATTAACAG ATACGGATTTAACAGTCACGGATTCTCAGTGGTCGAACACAGGTTGCGGGCCAGACAGGAGAAACAGGCCAGGCTCACAGAAG AGGGGCTGCCCCTGGGGATAAACCTGGGCAAGAATAAGACCTCGGTGGACGCTGCTGCGGACTACGCGGAGGGGGTGCGCGTCTTGGGCCCCTTGGCCGACTATCTGGTGGTGAACGTGTCCAGTCCCAACACGGCTGGGCTGCGGAGCCTGCAGGGAAAGGCGGAGCTGCGCCACCTGCTGGCCAAG TTGGGCATCGATGGATTGATTATCACCAACACCACAGTGAGCCGCCCTGCCAGTCTCCAGGGTGCCCTGCGCTCTGAGATCGGAGGGCTGAGTGGGAAGCCCCTTCGAGATTTATCAACCCAAACCATCCGGGAGATGTATGCACTCACCAAAG GGGGAGTCCCCATCATTGGGGTTGGCGGAGTCAGCAGTGGGCAGGACGCACTGGAGAAGATCCGGGCAGGGGCCTCGCTGGTGCAGCTGTACACGGCCCTCACCTACCGGGGCCCGCCTGTGGTGGGCATGATCAAGCGGGAGCTGGAGGCCCTTTTGAA ggaGCAGGGTTTTACCAGAATCACAGATGCCATTGGAGCAGATCATCGGAGGTGA
- the DHODH gene encoding dihydroorotate dehydrogenase (quinone), mitochondrial isoform X1 produces MAWRQLKKRVQDAVVILGGGGLLFTSYLTAMGDEHFYAEHLMPAMQRLLDPESAHRLAVRVTSLGLLPRATFQESDMLEVRVLGHRFRNPIGIAAGFDKHGEAVDGLYKMGFGFVEIGSVTPKPQEGNPRPRVFRLPEDQAVINRYGFNSHGFSVVEHRLRARQEKQARLTEEGLPLGINLGKNKTSVDAAADYAEGVRVLGPLADYLVVNVSSPNTAGLRSLQGKAELRHLLAKVLQERDALQGAHKPAVLVKIAPDLTAQDKEDIASVVKELGIDGLIITNTTVSRPASLQGALRSEIGGLSGKPLRDLSTQTIREMYALTKGGVPIIGVGGVSSGQDALEKIRAGASLVQLYTALTYRGPPVVGMIKRELEALLKEQGFTRITDAIGADHRR; encoded by the exons aaGCGGGTCCAGGATGCTGTGGTCATCCTGGGGGGCGGAGGACTTCTTTTCACTTCCTACCTGACAGCCATGGGGGATGAACATTTCTATGCTGAACACCTGATGCCAGCTATGCAGAGGCTGCTGGACCCTGAGTCAGCCCACAGGTTGGCCGTTCGTGTCACTTCCCTGGGGCTCCTTCCTCGTGCCACCTTTCAAGAATCAGATATGCTG GAGGTGAGAGTCCTGGGCCATAGATTCCGAAATCCAATTGGAATTGCTGCAGGATTTGACAAGCATGGGGAAGCTGTGGATGGACTTTACAAGATGGGCTTCGGTTTTGTTGAGATAGGCAGTGTTACTCCAAAACCTCAGGAAGGAAACCCCAGGCCCAGAGTCTTCCGCCTCCCTGAGGACCAAGCAGTCATTAACAG ATACGGATTTAACAGTCACGGATTCTCAGTGGTCGAACACAGGTTGCGGGCCAGACAGGAGAAACAGGCCAGGCTCACAGAAG AGGGGCTGCCCCTGGGGATAAACCTGGGCAAGAATAAGACCTCGGTGGACGCTGCTGCGGACTACGCGGAGGGGGTGCGCGTCTTGGGCCCCTTGGCCGACTATCTGGTGGTGAACGTGTCCAGTCCCAACACGGCTGGGCTGCGGAGCCTGCAGGGAAAGGCGGAGCTGCGCCACCTGCTGGCCAAG GTGCTGCAGGAGAGGGatgccctgcagggagcacacAAGCCAGCCGTGTTGGTGAAGATCGCACCCGACCTCACGGCCCAGGACAAGGAGGATATCGCCAGTGTGGTGAAAGAG TTGGGCATCGATGGATTGATTATCACCAACACCACAGTGAGCCGCCCTGCCAGTCTCCAGGGTGCCCTGCGCTCTGAGATCGGAGGGCTGAGTGGGAAGCCCCTTCGAGATTTATCAACCCAAACCATCCGGGAGATGTATGCACTCACCAAAG GGGGAGTCCCCATCATTGGGGTTGGCGGAGTCAGCAGTGGGCAGGACGCACTGGAGAAGATCCGGGCAGGGGCCTCGCTGGTGCAGCTGTACACGGCCCTCACCTACCGGGGCCCGCCTGTGGTGGGCATGATCAAGCGGGAGCTGGAGGCCCTTTTGAA ggaGCAGGGTTTTACCAGAATCACAGATGCCATTGGAGCAGATCATCGGAGGTGA
- the DHODH gene encoding dihydroorotate dehydrogenase (quinone), mitochondrial isoform X2: protein MTCKRVQDAVVILGGGGLLFTSYLTAMGDEHFYAEHLMPAMQRLLDPESAHRLAVRVTSLGLLPRATFQESDMLEVRVLGHRFRNPIGIAAGFDKHGEAVDGLYKMGFGFVEIGSVTPKPQEGNPRPRVFRLPEDQAVINRYGFNSHGFSVVEHRLRARQEKQARLTEEGLPLGINLGKNKTSVDAAADYAEGVRVLGPLADYLVVNVSSPNTAGLRSLQGKAELRHLLAKVLQERDALQGAHKPAVLVKIAPDLTAQDKEDIASVVKELGIDGLIITNTTVSRPASLQGALRSEIGGLSGKPLRDLSTQTIREMYALTKGGVPIIGVGGVSSGQDALEKIRAGASLVQLYTALTYRGPPVVGMIKRELEALLKEQGFTRITDAIGADHRR, encoded by the exons aaGCGGGTCCAGGATGCTGTGGTCATCCTGGGGGGCGGAGGACTTCTTTTCACTTCCTACCTGACAGCCATGGGGGATGAACATTTCTATGCTGAACACCTGATGCCAGCTATGCAGAGGCTGCTGGACCCTGAGTCAGCCCACAGGTTGGCCGTTCGTGTCACTTCCCTGGGGCTCCTTCCTCGTGCCACCTTTCAAGAATCAGATATGCTG GAGGTGAGAGTCCTGGGCCATAGATTCCGAAATCCAATTGGAATTGCTGCAGGATTTGACAAGCATGGGGAAGCTGTGGATGGACTTTACAAGATGGGCTTCGGTTTTGTTGAGATAGGCAGTGTTACTCCAAAACCTCAGGAAGGAAACCCCAGGCCCAGAGTCTTCCGCCTCCCTGAGGACCAAGCAGTCATTAACAG ATACGGATTTAACAGTCACGGATTCTCAGTGGTCGAACACAGGTTGCGGGCCAGACAGGAGAAACAGGCCAGGCTCACAGAAG AGGGGCTGCCCCTGGGGATAAACCTGGGCAAGAATAAGACCTCGGTGGACGCTGCTGCGGACTACGCGGAGGGGGTGCGCGTCTTGGGCCCCTTGGCCGACTATCTGGTGGTGAACGTGTCCAGTCCCAACACGGCTGGGCTGCGGAGCCTGCAGGGAAAGGCGGAGCTGCGCCACCTGCTGGCCAAG GTGCTGCAGGAGAGGGatgccctgcagggagcacacAAGCCAGCCGTGTTGGTGAAGATCGCACCCGACCTCACGGCCCAGGACAAGGAGGATATCGCCAGTGTGGTGAAAGAG TTGGGCATCGATGGATTGATTATCACCAACACCACAGTGAGCCGCCCTGCCAGTCTCCAGGGTGCCCTGCGCTCTGAGATCGGAGGGCTGAGTGGGAAGCCCCTTCGAGATTTATCAACCCAAACCATCCGGGAGATGTATGCACTCACCAAAG GGGGAGTCCCCATCATTGGGGTTGGCGGAGTCAGCAGTGGGCAGGACGCACTGGAGAAGATCCGGGCAGGGGCCTCGCTGGTGCAGCTGTACACGGCCCTCACCTACCGGGGCCCGCCTGTGGTGGGCATGATCAAGCGGGAGCTGGAGGCCCTTTTGAA ggaGCAGGGTTTTACCAGAATCACAGATGCCATTGGAGCAGATCATCGGAGGTGA